From the genome of Meiothermus cerbereus DSM 11376, one region includes:
- the acs gene encoding acetate--CoA ligase, with protein MEKIEAVLKEERVFQPSEAFRQAARIKRLEDYEALYRESLEQPEQFWSRVASELHWFKPWDKVLEWNPPNAKWFIGGQLNLSYNCLDRHLATRGNKAAIIFEGEPGDSRILTYQQLHREVSKFANVLKGLGVQKGDRVTIYLPMIAEAAIAMLACARIGAVHSVVFGGFSASALADRINDAQARVLITADGGWRRGSVVPLKANSDEALADAKSIEQVVVVRRTGHEVHMEPGRDHWYHELMAVASPDCPPEPMDAEDPLFILYTSGSTGKPKGVLHTTGGYSVYTYLTAQYIFDLKETDTYFCTADVGWITGHSYVVYGLLQNGATTLMYEGAPNAPDEGRIWNIIEKYSVNILYTAPTAIRAFMKWGEQWPLKYNLSSLRLLGSVGEPINPEAWLWYYKVIGKERCPIVDTWWQTETGGIMITTLPGVHPMKPGHAGKPFFGVQPQIVDTSGQPVSNPDEGGHLIIQKPWPSMLRTVWGDPERFERQYFSQYPGNYFTGDGARRDEDGYYLILGRVDDVLNVSGHRLGTMEVESALVSHPAVAEAAVVGRPDPIKGEGIVAFVTLKTGQTPSAELAQELKAHVVKAIGAIARPDEIRLTDALPKTRSGKIMRRLLRQVASGEEIKGDTSTLEDRAVVERLKSTPAQ; from the coding sequence ATGGAAAAAATCGAAGCAGTTTTGAAAGAGGAGCGGGTTTTTCAACCCTCGGAGGCTTTCCGGCAAGCAGCCCGCATCAAGCGGCTCGAGGACTACGAGGCCCTGTACCGCGAGAGCCTCGAGCAACCCGAGCAGTTCTGGAGCCGGGTGGCCTCCGAGCTACACTGGTTCAAACCCTGGGACAAGGTGCTCGAGTGGAACCCCCCCAACGCCAAATGGTTTATCGGGGGCCAGCTCAACCTCTCCTATAACTGCTTAGACCGCCACCTGGCCACCCGCGGCAACAAAGCGGCCATCATCTTCGAAGGGGAGCCGGGCGACTCGCGCATCCTCACCTACCAGCAACTGCACCGCGAGGTGAGCAAGTTCGCCAACGTGCTCAAGGGGCTGGGGGTGCAGAAGGGCGACCGCGTGACCATCTACCTGCCCATGATTGCCGAGGCGGCCATTGCCATGCTGGCCTGCGCCCGCATTGGGGCGGTGCACTCGGTGGTGTTTGGCGGGTTTTCGGCCTCGGCCCTGGCCGACCGCATCAACGATGCCCAGGCCAGGGTGCTCATCACCGCCGACGGTGGCTGGCGGCGCGGGAGCGTGGTTCCTCTCAAAGCCAACAGCGACGAAGCCCTGGCGGATGCAAAATCCATCGAGCAGGTGGTGGTGGTTCGGCGAACCGGCCACGAGGTGCACATGGAGCCGGGCCGCGACCACTGGTATCACGAACTCATGGCCGTAGCCTCCCCTGACTGCCCCCCAGAACCCATGGATGCTGAAGACCCTTTGTTCATCCTGTATACTTCTGGCTCCACCGGCAAGCCCAAAGGGGTTTTGCACACCACCGGCGGTTACTCGGTTTATACCTACCTGACCGCCCAGTACATCTTCGATCTGAAGGAAACCGACACCTACTTCTGCACCGCCGATGTGGGCTGGATTACCGGCCACAGCTATGTGGTATATGGCCTGCTGCAAAACGGCGCCACCACCCTGATGTACGAAGGGGCCCCCAACGCCCCGGACGAAGGGCGCATCTGGAACATCATCGAAAAGTACAGCGTGAACATTCTGTACACCGCCCCCACCGCCATCCGGGCCTTCATGAAGTGGGGTGAGCAGTGGCCCCTAAAGTACAATCTCTCGAGCCTGCGCCTACTGGGCTCGGTGGGGGAGCCCATCAACCCCGAAGCCTGGCTGTGGTACTACAAGGTGATTGGCAAGGAACGCTGCCCCATTGTGGATACCTGGTGGCAGACCGAGACCGGCGGCATCATGATTACCACCCTGCCCGGCGTGCACCCTATGAAGCCCGGCCATGCGGGCAAGCCCTTCTTTGGGGTGCAGCCTCAAATAGTGGACACCTCGGGCCAGCCCGTCAGCAACCCCGACGAGGGCGGCCACCTGATTATCCAGAAGCCCTGGCCCTCCATGCTGCGCACGGTCTGGGGCGACCCCGAGCGCTTTGAGCGCCAGTATTTCTCCCAGTACCCCGGCAACTACTTCACCGGCGACGGGGCCCGGCGCGACGAGGATGGCTACTACCTGATCCTGGGCCGGGTAGACGATGTGCTCAACGTCTCGGGCCACCGCCTGGGAACTATGGAAGTGGAGAGCGCCCTGGTCTCGCACCCCGCCGTGGCCGAGGCTGCGGTGGTGGGCCGCCCCGACCCCATCAAGGGCGAGGGCATTGTGGCCTTTGTAACCCTCAAAACCGGCCAGACCCCCAGCGCCGAGCTGGCCCAGGAGCTCAAGGCCCACGTGGTCAAGGCCATTGGGGCCATTGCCCGCCCCGACGAAATCCGCCTGACCGACGCCCTGCCCAAAACCCGCTCGGGCAAGATTATGCGCCGCCTGCTGCGCCAGGTGGCCTCAGGCGAGGAGATCAAGGGCGACACCAGCACCCTGGAAGACCGCGCTGTGGTGGAGCGGCTCAAGTCTACGCCCGCCCAATAA
- a CDS encoding AMP-binding protein encodes MAQSRKLTTVQAALRVLAYLAEHPEGVEAARLAAFLGKSLSTAYALLASLVSEGFAEREGSTYRLSKSALAPSATRLAEPEKLSDALEELYLRTRERTYLALLDREGRLRLSTRGRQGLPKLAGLEDQVSEGFHALALGKAVLAFMDSQAQAPHLQNLKAFTRLTITDPLTLEEELTKVRQMGFAVEIEEHADGISGVAAPIFGRDGAVMGAFGVVVPSRRFPYAFTRLVQAVQEVARAASSHAMVEEAPQEAKPLPPSEPVYLGSSSEETPVWAPRPLVEKANLKDYAAEYRRSLEQPEAFWGAWAERFHWFNPWRRVRELDAPYHRWFVGATTNITYNALDRHAEGPRRNQLALVALAGDGTVHKLTYRELRDLTARLAGGLLSLGIKPGDRVAVYMPTGLEMALTFLACARIGAVHVAVPAGLSSQALRERLQDTQARLLVAADRMYQGGRTLHFTQLLEEATQGLDIPVLWFSRGGSRRPLEFWDLLEAHRPTTPALPVDSEHPLFILYTSGSTGKPKGVVHVHGGYMVGITYHLRTLFDLKEGEIFWATADLSWIVGHSYGLYAPLLEGLTTVLRAERLDYPDASSFYETLEDCGVNVLIISPTWLRTLRKHGDEFAQKARLSDLRLVASVGEYLAPEVWHWAAKHLAHVVDNWWQTETGGPCLSTPVCMPAKPGKAGLPLPGVEARVVDAAGRELPPGQKGHLVICQPFPHFMRTFWNNDERYLEQWHRIPGCYSTGDIAVRDSEGYIALLGRSDDVIKAGEMRIGTAEIEGAMLAHPSVAEVAAVGLTNPELGEVIKVYVVLKTREASLEVRAILADKLQAHLRRQLGSIHLPTAVEIIDQLPRTKSGKILRRLLKAQELGDDPGDLSTLEP; translated from the coding sequence ATGGCACAAAGTCGCAAACTTACCACAGTTCAAGCTGCGCTTCGGGTACTAGCCTACCTGGCCGAGCACCCTGAAGGGGTGGAGGCCGCCCGGCTGGCCGCTTTCCTGGGCAAAAGCCTCTCCACCGCCTATGCCTTGCTGGCTAGCCTGGTCTCGGAAGGCTTTGCAGAACGGGAAGGCAGCACCTACCGCCTCTCCAAGTCGGCCCTGGCGCCATCCGCTACCCGCCTGGCCGAGCCCGAGAAGCTCTCGGATGCGCTGGAAGAGCTTTACCTTAGAACCCGCGAACGCACCTACCTGGCCCTGCTCGACCGCGAGGGCCGGTTGCGCCTGTCCACCCGTGGGCGGCAGGGCTTACCCAAGCTGGCCGGGCTGGAGGATCAGGTGAGCGAGGGCTTTCATGCCCTAGCCCTGGGCAAGGCCGTGCTGGCGTTTATGGACAGCCAGGCCCAGGCCCCCCACCTGCAAAACCTCAAGGCTTTCACCCGGCTCACCATCACCGACCCCCTGACGCTCGAGGAAGAACTCACCAAGGTTCGCCAGATGGGCTTTGCCGTGGAGATTGAGGAGCACGCCGACGGCATCTCCGGAGTGGCTGCGCCCATTTTTGGCCGGGATGGTGCGGTGATGGGGGCCTTTGGGGTGGTGGTGCCCTCGAGGCGCTTCCCCTACGCCTTTACCCGGCTGGTGCAGGCTGTACAGGAGGTGGCCCGGGCCGCCTCCAGCCACGCCATGGTGGAAGAGGCCCCTCAGGAGGCCAAGCCTCTCCCACCCAGTGAACCGGTTTACCTGGGTTCTTCCAGCGAGGAAACCCCGGTCTGGGCGCCCAGGCCGCTGGTGGAAAAAGCCAACCTCAAAGACTACGCCGCTGAGTACCGCAGAAGCCTCGAGCAGCCCGAGGCCTTTTGGGGTGCTTGGGCCGAGCGCTTCCACTGGTTCAACCCCTGGAGGCGAGTACGGGAACTGGACGCCCCCTACCACCGCTGGTTCGTAGGGGCCACCACCAACATCACCTACAACGCCCTCGACCGGCACGCCGAAGGCCCCCGCCGCAACCAGCTGGCCCTCGTGGCCCTGGCCGGCGATGGCACGGTACACAAGCTCACCTACCGTGAGCTGCGCGACCTGACCGCCCGCCTGGCTGGGGGGCTGTTGTCGCTGGGCATCAAACCCGGCGACCGGGTAGCGGTGTATATGCCCACCGGGCTGGAGATGGCCCTCACCTTTCTGGCCTGTGCCCGCATTGGCGCGGTGCATGTGGCGGTTCCCGCCGGACTCAGCAGCCAGGCCCTACGCGAGCGTCTGCAGGACACCCAGGCCCGCTTGCTGGTGGCCGCCGACCGGATGTACCAGGGCGGGCGCACCCTGCACTTTACCCAGCTGCTCGAGGAAGCCACCCAGGGGCTGGATATACCGGTACTGTGGTTCAGCCGGGGGGGAAGCCGCCGACCCCTGGAATTCTGGGATCTGCTCGAGGCCCACCGGCCCACCACCCCTGCACTGCCGGTAGACAGCGAGCATCCCCTGTTTATCCTGTACACATCGGGCTCCACCGGCAAACCCAAGGGCGTGGTGCACGTGCATGGGGGCTACATGGTGGGCATCACCTACCACCTGCGCACCCTGTTCGACCTTAAGGAGGGCGAGATTTTCTGGGCCACCGCCGACCTCTCCTGGATTGTGGGGCACAGCTACGGCCTGTACGCCCCTTTGCTGGAGGGCCTGACCACGGTGCTGCGGGCCGAGCGGCTCGACTACCCCGACGCTAGCAGCTTCTACGAGACGCTGGAGGACTGTGGGGTCAACGTGCTCATCATCAGCCCCACCTGGCTACGCACCCTGCGCAAGCACGGCGATGAATTTGCCCAGAAGGCCCGCCTTTCCGACCTGCGGCTGGTGGCCAGCGTGGGGGAGTACCTGGCTCCCGAGGTCTGGCACTGGGCGGCCAAGCACCTGGCCCACGTAGTCGACAACTGGTGGCAGACCGAGACCGGCGGCCCCTGCCTATCCACCCCGGTGTGCATGCCGGCCAAACCCGGTAAGGCGGGCTTGCCCTTGCCGGGGGTAGAGGCGCGGGTGGTGGACGCAGCAGGGCGCGAGCTGCCACCCGGGCAAAAAGGGCATCTGGTCATCTGCCAGCCCTTCCCCCACTTTATGCGCACCTTCTGGAACAACGACGAGCGCTACCTCGAGCAATGGCACCGCATTCCCGGCTGCTACAGCACCGGCGATATTGCCGTGCGCGACAGCGAAGGCTACATCGCGCTGCTGGGCCGTTCGGACGACGTGATCAAGGCCGGAGAGATGCGCATTGGAACTGCCGAGATTGAAGGGGCCATGCTCGCGCACCCCTCGGTGGCCGAGGTGGCCGCGGTGGGGCTTACCAATCCCGAGCTGGGCGAGGTCATTAAGGTGTATGTGGTGCTCAAAACCCGCGAGGCCAGCCTCGAGGTTCGCGCCATCCTGGCCGACAAGCTGCAAGCCCACCTGCGCCGCCAGCTCGGCAGCATCCACCTGCCCACCGCGGTGGAAATTATCGACCAACTCCCCAGAACCAAGAGCGGCAAAATCCTGCGCCGCTTGCTCAAAGCCCAGGAGCTCGGCGACGACCCAGGCGACCTGTCCACACTAGAACCGTGA
- the acs gene encoding acetate--CoA ligase: MELEQLLKSKVSYRAPQSQQQSANVPDFWAEYSRSIQDPEGFWGEQARKFHWFQPFQSVLDWNFPDHRWFLGGQTNITYNALDRHALGSKRNQVALLYLGEDGSEQKLTYGELLDRVSRLATGLRSLGVQKGDRIIIYMPLTLEGVMAMLACARIGAIHSVVYAGLGVSALRERIMDAGARLVIAGDVSYRRGKTVDLEAIVLQAIEDLDVHTVWFCRSKAVPEGPRFHDFNQLLWSHKPEAEAVPLDSEHPLFILYTSGSTGKPKGVVHVHGGYMVGTAYHLRSFFDVKDNDIFWATSDIGWIVGHSYIVYAPLLEGLTSVLREGAPDYPNPAAIWQAVERYRVNVMFTAPTAVRMFMKFGPEWPARHDLSSLRFIGVAGEPLNPEAWQWAAQHLMDGGRRGFVADNWWQTELGGPTLGTPLTLEGRPGFVGVPLPGVEAKVVDADGNEVAPGTGGLLALGRPFPHMMRTVWGNHARYTQYWTEIPGNLYAAGDVASKTAEGYFTVLGRADDVLNVAGHRIGTADVESALVSHPAVAEAAVIGVPDPIKGENIKAFVVLRIGHEKSEALKNEIVQHVRLELGPIATPGELVFLDKLPKTRSGKILRRLLKAQEMGRDPGDLSTLEE; encoded by the coding sequence ATGGAACTCGAGCAACTACTAAAATCCAAGGTCAGCTACCGTGCCCCCCAAAGCCAGCAGCAGAGCGCCAACGTGCCCGACTTCTGGGCCGAATACAGCCGCAGCATTCAAGATCCCGAGGGGTTCTGGGGAGAGCAAGCCCGGAAGTTTCACTGGTTCCAGCCTTTCCAAAGCGTGCTGGATTGGAACTTCCCCGACCACCGCTGGTTTTTGGGCGGCCAGACCAACATCACCTACAACGCCCTGGATCGCCATGCGCTGGGTTCCAAACGCAACCAGGTGGCGCTTTTGTATCTGGGGGAGGACGGCAGCGAGCAAAAGCTGACCTACGGCGAGCTTTTAGACCGGGTTTCGCGCCTGGCCACCGGGCTTAGAAGCCTGGGTGTGCAAAAAGGCGACCGGATCATCATTTACATGCCCCTGACCCTCGAGGGCGTTATGGCTATGCTGGCCTGTGCCCGCATTGGGGCCATTCACTCGGTGGTCTATGCCGGGCTGGGGGTTTCGGCGCTACGGGAGCGCATCATGGACGCCGGGGCCCGGCTGGTGATTGCCGGGGACGTAAGCTACCGCCGGGGGAAGACAGTGGACCTCGAGGCCATCGTGCTCCAGGCCATAGAAGACCTGGACGTGCACACGGTCTGGTTCTGCCGCAGCAAAGCAGTTCCAGAGGGGCCCCGCTTCCACGATTTCAACCAGCTGCTCTGGTCGCACAAACCCGAAGCCGAGGCCGTGCCGCTCGACAGCGAACACCCGCTGTTCATCCTCTACACCTCGGGCTCCACCGGCAAACCCAAGGGCGTGGTGCACGTGCACGGTGGCTACATGGTGGGCACGGCCTACCACCTGCGCTCTTTTTTCGACGTGAAGGACAACGATATCTTCTGGGCCACCTCGGACATCGGCTGGATTGTGGGGCATAGCTACATCGTGTATGCCCCTTTGCTGGAAGGCCTCACCAGCGTGTTGCGGGAGGGTGCCCCCGACTACCCCAACCCGGCGGCCATCTGGCAGGCGGTCGAGCGCTACCGGGTCAACGTGATGTTTACCGCCCCCACCGCCGTCCGGATGTTCATGAAGTTTGGGCCCGAGTGGCCCGCCCGGCACGACCTCTCCTCGCTGCGCTTCATTGGCGTGGCAGGCGAACCCCTCAACCCCGAGGCCTGGCAGTGGGCTGCCCAGCACCTCATGGACGGGGGACGGCGCGGCTTTGTGGCCGACAACTGGTGGCAGACCGAGCTTGGCGGCCCCACCCTGGGTACCCCCCTCACCCTGGAGGGCCGACCTGGCTTTGTGGGGGTGCCCCTACCCGGCGTAGAAGCCAAAGTAGTGGATGCCGACGGCAACGAAGTAGCCCCCGGCACGGGAGGCTTACTGGCCCTGGGACGCCCCTTCCCGCACATGATGCGCACCGTCTGGGGCAATCACGCCCGCTACACCCAGTACTGGACGGAAATCCCCGGTAACCTCTACGCCGCCGGCGACGTAGCCAGCAAAACCGCCGAGGGCTACTTTACGGTGCTGGGCCGCGCCGACGACGTGCTCAACGTAGCCGGACACCGCATTGGCACCGCGGATGTGGAAAGCGCTCTGGTCTCGCACCCCGCGGTAGCCGAGGCGGCTGTTATTGGCGTGCCTGACCCCATCAAGGGCGAAAACATCAAGGCTTTTGTGGTGTTGCGCATAGGTCACGAAAAAAGCGAGGCCCTCAAAAATGAAATCGTGCAGCACGTGCGTCTCGAGCTTGGCCCCATCGCCACCCCTGGTGAGCTGGTATTTCTGGACAAGCTCCCCAAAACCCGCAGCGGAAAAATCCTGCGAAGGCTGCTCAAAGCCCAGGAGATGGGACGCGACCCCGGTGACCTGAGCACGCTCGAGGAATAA
- a CDS encoding DUF4212 domain-containing protein yields the protein MDKAKAEAYWKANISLIRNLLIVWALVSYGFGILLVQPLNNIKLGAVPLGFWFAHQGSIIIFVILIFIYVSQMNKIDQQFDVHE from the coding sequence ATGGATAAAGCAAAGGCCGAGGCGTACTGGAAGGCCAACATCAGCCTGATCCGTAACCTGCTCATCGTCTGGGCATTGGTTTCTTACGGCTTCGGGATTTTGTTGGTTCAGCCGCTGAACAACATCAAGCTCGGAGCGGTTCCGCTGGGCTTCTGGTTTGCCCACCAAGGCTCCATCATCATCTTCGTAATCTTGATCTTCATCTACGTTTCGCAGATGAACAAGATCGACCAGCAGTTCGACGTCCACGAATAG